The genomic DNA TTTTCACTTCTTTTTCCCCATCTGAACTCCTCTGACATCACTTTGTGATCtctcagattttttttagaaaccCTGTCAGGGGGTCTCGATCGAAATGAAATTTTAGGCATTTCATTTGTAGTACatgtacaatgtgtgtgtgtgtatgtgtgtgtcataacTGATGAATGACAATTCTAACAATGGTGCAAAgtcactaagtacatttactgtatacgTACGATTTTGAGGCACTTGAGTATTTCTACTTTGTCACTTTATACTTCAAATCCTCTAGTTTCCAGTTGTCCTATAGTTTCTTGTTAGTTTGCAGATTTGAAGAAATTCAAACAAACATATGATCTCATAAAATTGAATCCATTGTtattaataaatacaattatcCAGCACCTCATAGAGTAGATTAAAAGTTTAGAACAGCATTCAAATGCTGgttgaatataataataataatttaaatatattaacacaTAATCAACCACTGAAAGCGTTGATTCTGCAAAATTAGTACTTGATTTTacactttaagtatattttgctaCTAATACTTCTTTACTTTTACATTAAGTCAAATTTAGAATGCTGGTTTTAACactgtaatattattttttacctAAGTAAAGGATCAGAGTACATCTTCGATCACGGAATACTAGTGAATTAGATTTTTGACAACATTCAGCTCGAGATGAGACTGTCGGTGAAGACATAACCTGGCTGTTGTCTTATTTCACTTATTTAGCAGACTAGCATGTGGGACACATAACTATAAATTTTGACAGCCGgtatgcccacacacacacacacacacacacacacacacacacacacacacacacacacacacacacacacacacacacacacacacacacacacacacacacacacacaccagagagcTACTGGGTGAGATCACCTGATAGGCAGCAGAAAAACCTCAGGATTCAGGGGAACAATGGTCATGAAAAATGGAACAAGTTCTTTGACTTGGGCAGGGTGTCCTTCCTTCCTCAGAGGAACACACTGGGTGTATTCAGCGCGCTATGAAACAATGGTTCACAATAGATCAGCTAAAAAGAGTATTATTTCACGAGATGGCAAAATTCAATTGACCCTCGCCTGTATTATGTAAAGACAGTGAGAATGACTCATAAGGTCACACAGCTTACcgcaccaaaacaaacaaatgagataCAGCAATTTTGTTCCTGTAATTggatttaatataataataataataactttatgatATAGCAACTTTTACTGACATTGTCAGAAGTGCTTTAGATgataaaactgtttaaaaaagatTCAACAGTAAACTGAGCAAgcaaaaaaggaataaaatacCAATcgcaataaatacaataaaaacttaaaaacacaaaattacaAACATGACACAAAAGGCTGTTTGAAGAAATACATCTTCAGCTGTTTGTTAAAAGCATCAACAGAGATTTAACACTACAGATACTACtaacatatattacatatttggATTCATGTCTCCTCCAATGGGCCCTTAAATCTTGCATTTTAGGTTCTATTCTGTGCAGAAGATTAAAGAGAATTATTATGGTAGGTATTTTTTGAGAGAAATAACCTTTTCCTGTAGTGTGTATTCTGAGCATTACTGTAGTAAAACTCCCCTAATGATTTGGAGGGAGCCTTCAAGATACATCAAGTGATTTATTGtgtctttcttcctcttcccaCTCTGTGACCACGCCTGTGACCTCAGCTACCTCATCCCCTGTTTCCATGCACACATCTGCTCCACCTCTTCTGTCACAAATTTCACCTCCCTCTCCAACAACCCTCGCATCTCCACTGTCTCCTTCTCTCAGTACCCCACCACCCATCAGCAACTCTGGAGAGACAACAGAAAAGGTCCAATGCCCTCTGTCGATGACACCCTCCACTCTGGTGGTCAGGTATGTCGACGCAAGAGTAGCTGGTGATTATTTCAGGGTGGTGCAGTGGCTCAATGTTTAAAGGGTCTGCTGCTCAAACTAATTCCAAATCATGTTTCATCTCGtgtcttcctttccttccttctcaaacGAATAGAGAAATTTAGGCAGTGCTTGAATTGGCCCAACAAAGGTGCCAGTACCCTAATTCAGCAGTATGTTGATACGTAGATCCCCACCAATACCCCTAACCCTAATTCTACTCGACTGCAAATCTCACAGGGGAATCGTTGTagtgtctgaaaatgtgatTGTGAAACTAAGAATCATTCCATTCGCATTATGGGGGTGCTGAATGTCAGAGTTTACATAgaactgcttgtttttttttcccaataaaCCATGAGTCATAGCCAATTTTAGTGTAAATATCagcctaataataatactgCTAATAACAATTAGAAGTAAAGGTACTCAAACTGACAAAAATCTAAAGTGCCTGGCCCATTTCAGGCACTGAACTAAGGAGATTTACACTTCTGTAGCAAAATGAGATGCAGTGTATGTGACAAAGTAATGACATATTATAAAAGTGCTCTAGAGCATTGGGTAGCATTGGTTACAGGGTGTTTTTTACCATGAGAGCACTGGACTCCCTTACTTGATAAGCTTAGACCCTTTATACCAACTATATTCTACTCTGAAAGTTATCTGCGCTTGTTTAGCAGCTGATGTCTATTTAAACTAGTGATTAAGAAAAAACATGGAAGCCGTGCAATGCAAAACAATTTGAAGATCTTTACTTTGCCCAATCTGTGCACAAATGCAGTCAATAAAAGTCTAGGAAACACAAAAACTGAACTAGCACCTACTTTGAACAGATCGCTTCGTTATTGTTTGAGACGCATACTTCCTCCCTGTTGCTGTGTACATTCGAGACAACTAACTGTGTGTAAACTCTCCTGCAACAGGTTCGGAGATCCAGTCACAGCTAACTGCTCTATATCAAGGACGGATTTTTTTGGTCTTGGTTGGGAAGTCAAACTGGTAAGGGGATCAGTGCTCTCTTATACTGTTTATGACTCTGATCTGAACCATTTCAGCCTTAGCTGCAAGGTGGTCAAGGGCTTGCCCCAAATCTTCCAACTTTGCCTACTCCACAGAGGCCGAATCAGCTCAGGTCCAGTATCCACACTCTACTCCAGGAGGCCCCTGTGCTAGCCAAGCCCAAAATGATTACTTCTTCAAGGCTTCCTTCACCCCTCGTGCCCACCAAGTTGATGTAGCCACCTACAAAACGGAGGCTTCGGATATGGCCCACTTTGATTCCATGTTCAGGAGGTTGTGGACAGGGAATTTCAGTCAAAACGTATGTTTGGGTTTACACCGTCTTTGCGGCAGCTGTCCCCGCCACCGGATCCAACCCATCACTACGTGGTGATCAGTTGACAGTTCCTCTCTTCACCAAAGTATCCAAGACCTACAACCTCAGATATTAGGGAttaaagaagagaagagataCTAACCTTGTCTGTTGTTAGTCCTATAAAAGGGCACCATTCAAGCTCAGATCAGGAAAGCTTCTGGTTTTCCAAATCATTGCCCATGTGAACGTTCAAATGCCTCTATGTGTTAGCAAGACTGAGAAGTACGAAAATAGTGTGCAGCCCTCTAAACACACTCAGAGACTGCAAGAAGGCTCAAAACTCTGAACACCACCTCTGCAAATAGACACAgacaatgccaaaaaaaaaaaaacggaacatTATAAGCTTCACAATTGTGTTCATTGCAAGGTTACTGTATTTGACTTCGTTGTACAGGTTTACCTAATAAACAAGCACTCACGTTCTAAAACATTCTATTATATGATCTAAAATTGTGATCTGTAACCTTTTGCAACTTTTAGGGAGCTCCTACACTCAGTATGGATCTTTTTGTGGTCTGGAGTGTGGACAGGATGACTGAGTGGAATGAAAAGCCTATGTGCTATGCACTATCTGAACAGGGAGGGCAATGTCACATCAATCTCCCTCTAACGGTCTACAGTGAGTTcctatttctgtctttctgacATGGTAgaaaatgaattattttttcTGTGTGGTTTATCTGTTGATCTGTCTCCACAGAGCCTCCAGACAATGTGTCCATCAGCTTTGTCAATCACCCTGGGCCGATGATGGAGGGACATCAGTACACTCTGCAGTGTACAGTACAGGACGTTGCTCCTGTTGAAAACCTCATTGTGACGTTCTACAGAGGACAGACAGCGCTGGGTCAACTGCAGTCCAACAACACAGAGAAGGAACCAGTGACTGAGATCTTCTCTTTAAACATCACACCCAGTAAAGAAGATGATGGAGTCCAGTACTGGTGTGAAGCCAAGCTAGAACTGGGACCTGCAGGAATTAAGCATCCTCCAATGGTGAGGTCAGAAAAACTCACTGCCACAGTACTCAGTGAGTATAATTATTTAActctaaacattttttatttcaacctCCCTCCATTCCCCCTTTTCTAGAGTCTCTTTACATGTTTAAGatctgtttttcctcttttcaaTATCCCACTTCCTCTCAGTTATTTCCTATTCTATATGcacaacgttccactttcgggattgctccgatgccgcttgaaattccgccggatgtcactcttttcggcctggatgtccgttactttccactttctttgtgttggcgttataaactccggtggatttatgaggactatggttaactactcctcagatctctgcaggggaaatccagacagctagctagactatctgtccaatctgagtttactGTTGAATGACTAAACAACCTTGAACGTACACACCAGAACAAGttcttcccgaggctgttttgcagaggcaccgtgcctccgtccggcgcttagcgcgaCCCattacgattgtgattggtttaaagaaatgccaataaaacagagcacgttttcccatcccggaatgctgtgtggactagccagaccctcctccgcagtgctgtgaaggaaggtctggcaaagcgagactacctaTTTCCTGATATAAAGCAAtctaataataaaacacaacCTTGTTTTTCTATTGATCTTTCTCAACGgtcttttcctcctctccctgttgctgacttctcttttctctcagtTAGTCCACAGCTCGTGTGTCCTACAAAGCTGcgggtgagagagggagagagcctCAGCTGTGAGGTGAGAGGAAACCCTCCACCGTTAGTCACCTGGTTCAGAGATGGGCAGGTGGTTGCCCTGCCCACTAACTTGAGAAGAAAGGATGCTGGGAAATACACAGTCTCAGCAAAAGGACTATTTGGACAGAACAACTTTACAGTGGAGGTGGAGGTCCTTGCTGGCAGTGGTATGTTTGTTATctgcattattataaaaaaaaaaattgttacagtaaaagaaatCAGTGCAAGCATGAGACCTGCAAAATAAATTAGAAACCCCCATTGTTCTTTGTATTGAATTCTAATTACAAATGTTTAAACTTGTCATTATGTTCCTTCCTGAGAGATTTAGATGTTTTGGTTCCGTTATCTTGCATGATCAAAAGGAGATTAGAGTAAAACAAAGTTTAAAGTCATCCTGTATTGGTGAAATGAATTTCTCTCTTCCTAGGAACTACAATCAGCTGCAATACACATTTCCTGTTGGCTGGCCTGCTTATTCAGATGATTAACAGTCTGTAAAGCATCCTAAAAGAACTCAACATGATGTGCGATTCTTCTTCTTTCCATGCCGTTTGGATGAATGGCTTCTGCTGTGAGAAATGACTCACAAAGACTGGTTTGCTCGTGTCGTTCCTCTTTGTTCAAATGGATCAGTTTTGCATTAGTGTCTTTTTGAGAGCTTCTGCCCGGGTACATTTTTCGGTTTAACTGGTCTCCATGTAATCTGCACAAAAGTTAACTTTCATATCTTCCAGATGGAAAGCTGCTCTAGAAAGAAATGCACATTGTACAACTTAATTCTCAATCATACTGCCATAGGTCTGTGACAACAGTCCCCTCGCCGGTTTCTTTTTAGAGGATGTTTAAGAACCCTTTGCCAAACAATGTTAGGGTCTGTCGTGTCATTCATTTTCTGTAGTATGAAGAGCTAGTCAACATTGCAAAGCAATGACTGGTGATTTCTTCTATTCTTATTGCTCAGAGGTATCCTTGTCTTCTTTCACCGAGGTCACGTTTAGTCTGCTGTACATTAAAATGCTGAACTATCTTGTGTCCAACAGCAGTTCTTTCTTGCTTTAGACTTCAACCGCtcatttaataacaaaatatcaATGAAAATGAACGTAACTGCAGGTCAATCATTGACACGGTGATAAAtaaaagggtgtcaaactgattttaaaaagtaacgTGTGGGACTAACACTAACAACTTTGTTGGCCCCAGTTCACACAGAAACTAGAACACATCAATTTAGCAAGTAACATTTCAGTTATAGAGAATAAAAGGTGCAGTCACCAAgcctttaaacattttttttttcaaatccagTAAGGCCACTTGGACTGTACACCACTTCTTAAAACAATTTAATCTATTGGGTGTATTACATCAGTACTAAAAGTTAAGACTCAGAATTGCATCAGTTGCTGTACCTCATAAGACAAAGCTAAAAACAAATGGCTCCACAACATGCATCacaacttta from Sander vitreus isolate 19-12246 chromosome 2, sanVit1, whole genome shotgun sequence includes the following:
- the LOC144533939 gene encoding vascular cell adhesion protein 1-like yields the protein MCASGQPITLLLFCLFGSATSSPVSMHTSAPPLLSQISPPSPTTLASPLSPSLSTPPPISNSGETTEKVQCPLSMTPSTLVVRFGDPVTANCSISRTDFFGLGWEVKLGAPTLSMDLFVVWSVDRMTEWNEKPMCYALSEQGGQCHINLPLTVYKPPDNVSISFVNHPGPMMEGHQYTLQCTVQDVAPVENLIVTFYRGQTALGQLQSNNTEKEPVTEIFSLNITPSKEDDGVQYWCEAKLELGPAGIKHPPMVRSEKLTATVLISPQLVCPTKLRVREGESLSCEVRGNPPPLVTWFRDGQVVALPTNLRRKDAGKYTVSAKGLFGQNNFTVEVEVLAGSGTTISCNTHFLLAGLLIQMINSL